Proteins found in one Butyricicoccus intestinisimiae genomic segment:
- the cysW gene encoding sulfate ABC transporter permease subunit CysW: MKKQSSGAVKWLLIAVSVLFLAVMLVLPLVYVLVTAFRQGMQPFLAAVTDKYALKSVQLTIEATLFAVVLNTIFGLFAAWSITKFQFRGKKVISTLIDLPLTVSPIIAGLIFVLTYGRQSDLYPLLKSLDIRIIYAVPGIIMATVFVTFPFISREIIPVLTAAGTEEEEAAALMGAKGWTIFSKVTFPHMRWALLYGIVLCTARAMGEFGAVSVLSGHLRGKTNTMPLYIELLYQGYDFTGAFAMSAILVVMAIIILVLRSVLEYRGKKNEE; encoded by the coding sequence GTGAAAAAACAATCATCCGGAGCTGTCAAATGGCTTCTGATCGCAGTGAGCGTCCTGTTTCTCGCCGTGATGCTGGTACTGCCGCTGGTATATGTGCTGGTTACGGCGTTCCGTCAGGGCATGCAGCCGTTCCTGGCAGCCGTTACGGATAAATATGCACTGAAATCTGTGCAATTAACGATTGAAGCGACGCTGTTCGCGGTCGTGCTCAACACGATTTTCGGATTGTTCGCGGCGTGGAGCATTACAAAGTTTCAGTTTCGCGGAAAGAAAGTCATTTCTACGCTGATTGATCTTCCGCTCACCGTGTCTCCGATTATTGCCGGTTTGATTTTCGTGCTGACCTATGGCAGACAGAGCGATTTGTATCCGCTTCTCAAGAGCTTGGACATCAGAATTATTTATGCGGTTCCGGGCATTATCATGGCAACGGTATTCGTCACGTTTCCGTTTATTTCCCGCGAGATTATTCCGGTGCTAACTGCGGCGGGAACCGAAGAAGAAGAAGCCGCTGCGCTGATGGGCGCAAAGGGCTGGACTATTTTCAGCAAGGTGACGTTCCCGCATATGCGGTGGGCGCTGTTGTATGGCATCGTCTTGTGTACGGCTCGTGCAATGGGCGAGTTTGGCGCCGTATCCGTTCTTTCCGGACATCTGAGAGGCAAGACCAACACGATGCCGCTGTACATTGAGCTGTTGTATCAGGGCTATGATTTCACCGGTGCATTTGCGATGTCGGCAATTTTGGTTGTCATGGCAATCATTATCTTGGTTCTGCGCAGCGTGCTGGAGTACCGAGGAAAGAAGAACGAGGAGTAA
- the sdaAA gene encoding L-serine ammonia-lyase, iron-sulfur-dependent, subunit alpha translates to MSFSSIASMLEAAKSADKPLYTVVCEDDCQENNYTEEASHRQIQTLWEAMQQSSKQYCASDRSNSGFIGGDAEKLRLAAQAGALIGGTYLLRVIEEALKVAECNACMKRIVAAPTAGSCGVLPAVLLPLTEEKQLDTEVILQALYIAAGFGQITAIRANVAGAEGGCQAEIGTASAMAAAALTHCMGGTAEQCAHAFAMSLGNLLGLICDPVAGLVEIPCVKRNVVGAVNAVSAANMALAGITSHIPADEVIDTMGEVGDTLPASLRETGLGGLAATPTGKKITEQVLHHEQSL, encoded by the coding sequence ATGAGCTTTTCCAGTATCGCTTCCATGCTGGAAGCTGCAAAATCGGCTGACAAGCCGCTGTACACCGTCGTCTGCGAGGATGATTGTCAGGAAAACAATTATACCGAAGAAGCATCGCATCGGCAGATTCAAACGCTTTGGGAGGCGATGCAGCAATCGAGCAAGCAATATTGCGCATCCGACCGCTCCAACAGCGGATTTATCGGCGGCGATGCGGAAAAGCTGCGTCTGGCGGCACAGGCGGGTGCGCTCATCGGCGGCACGTATCTTCTCCGCGTCATAGAAGAAGCCCTCAAAGTCGCGGAGTGCAACGCCTGTATGAAACGCATTGTCGCGGCACCGACTGCCGGAAGCTGCGGCGTGCTCCCCGCCGTTCTGCTTCCGCTGACGGAAGAAAAGCAGCTGGACACGGAGGTGATCTTGCAGGCACTGTACATCGCCGCAGGCTTCGGACAGATCACGGCGATACGTGCCAATGTCGCCGGAGCGGAGGGCGGCTGTCAGGCGGAAATTGGCACTGCCAGCGCCATGGCAGCTGCCGCACTGACGCACTGCATGGGCGGCACTGCCGAACAATGCGCCCATGCGTTTGCGATGTCTCTCGGTAATTTGCTCGGCTTGATTTGCGATCCGGTTGCCGGACTCGTAGAAATCCCGTGCGTCAAACGCAATGTAGTCGGTGCGGTCAACGCAGTCAGCGCCGCCAACATGGCGCTCGCCGGCATCACGTCTCATATTCCGGCAGACGAAGTCATTGACACCATGGGAGAAGTCGGCGATACGCTTCCGGCAAGCCTGCGGGAAACCGGCTTGGGCGGTCTCGCCGCCACACCGACCGGAAAGAAAATCACCGAGCAGGTGCTGCATCACGAGCAATCGTTGTAA
- a CDS encoding ABC transporter ATP-binding protein, with product MEKQYYVQMKDVNKSFGSFQASKNINFGIEKGKLVGLLGPSGSGKTTILRMLAGLETADSGDILIDGSVVNDVPASKRGIGFVFQSYALFRYMTIYDNIAFGLKIQKWPKKRIKERVYEMLKLVGLEGLENRYPNQLSGGQRQRVAFARALAPQPQLLLLDEPFAAIDAKVRLELRSWLREMISSVGVTSIFVTHDQDEAIEVADQIIITNQGQIEQIGSPKDIYRTPHTPFVAQFIGQSSVVENFQKLSGFENADIHARHAAVRPEYISVTKQGEYLKYPIGSEEGTVEATAFRGSEIELKIRVKDTVLTAKRLLDETPVEVGEKVKVFIYRVYAFDEEKAYVIENAALTSPDSVFI from the coding sequence ATGGAAAAACAATATTACGTGCAGATGAAAGATGTTAATAAGAGCTTTGGCAGCTTTCAGGCATCAAAAAATATCAATTTTGGAATTGAAAAAGGCAAGCTCGTCGGTCTGCTCGGTCCGTCCGGTTCCGGTAAGACAACCATTCTTCGCATGCTGGCGGGCTTGGAGACTGCGGACAGCGGTGACATCCTGATAGACGGCAGCGTAGTCAACGATGTGCCGGCGAGCAAGCGCGGCATTGGCTTTGTGTTCCAGAGCTATGCACTGTTTCGCTACATGACGATTTATGACAACATTGCGTTTGGCTTAAAAATTCAGAAATGGCCGAAAAAGCGCATCAAAGAGCGCGTGTATGAGATGCTGAAGCTGGTCGGCTTAGAAGGCTTGGAAAACCGCTATCCGAATCAGCTGTCCGGCGGACAGCGGCAGAGAGTTGCCTTTGCCCGTGCGCTGGCGCCGCAGCCGCAGCTGCTGCTGCTCGATGAACCGTTTGCGGCGATTGACGCAAAGGTACGCTTGGAGCTTCGCAGCTGGCTGCGTGAGATGATTTCTTCCGTTGGTGTGACGAGCATTTTCGTCACGCACGATCAGGACGAGGCGATTGAAGTTGCTGACCAGATTATCATTACCAATCAGGGTCAGATTGAACAGATTGGTTCTCCAAAAGACATTTATCGAACCCCGCACACGCCGTTTGTGGCACAGTTTATCGGACAGTCCTCGGTTGTGGAGAACTTCCAAAAACTCTCCGGTTTCGAAAACGCGGATATTCATGCGCGCCATGCGGCGGTCCGTCCGGAATACATCTCCGTGACAAAGCAGGGCGAATATCTCAAGTACCCGATTGGTTCGGAGGAAGGCACAGTAGAAGCTACGGCATTCCGCGGAAGCGAAATCGAACTCAAAATTCGCGTAAAGGATACCGTTTTGACGGCAAAGAGACTGCTGGATGAAACGCCGGTTGAAGTGGGAGAAAAAGTCAAGGTATTTATTTATCGCGTCTATGCCTTCGATGAAGAAAAGGCATACGTCATTGAAAATGCGGCGCTGACTTCGCCGGATTCCGTATTTATCTAA
- the bioB gene encoding biotin synthase BioB, which translates to MDALTLAQEIINGRRITREDDLSFFLTCDLDALCKGADQIRAHFVGDKVDLCSIVNGRSGRCPEDCKYCAQSAHHHTQCEVYDFLPEQEIIEACQMNEREGVDRFSIVTSGRSLTGEEFDKAIHAYETMHKQCKIDLCASMGFLSAEQLHRLHEAGVTSYHHNIETSRRNFPNICTTHTYDMKVETLKKVKAEGMCACSGGIIGMGETWEDRLDMAVSLAELGIDSIPLNALMPIAGTPLEHLPRLTEQDILRTVAFFRYINPTANIRLGAGRALLTNDGETAFQSGASATITGNMLTTVACATIRSDREMLQNLGRDVTPEYWDETH; encoded by the coding sequence ATGGACGCATTGACACTGGCACAGGAAATTATCAACGGCAGACGAATCACACGGGAGGACGACCTTTCTTTCTTCCTCACCTGCGATCTGGATGCATTATGCAAAGGCGCAGACCAAATCCGTGCGCATTTTGTCGGAGACAAAGTAGATCTCTGTTCGATTGTCAACGGCAGAAGCGGCCGCTGTCCGGAGGACTGCAAATACTGTGCGCAGTCGGCGCATCATCACACCCAGTGCGAAGTCTATGATTTTCTGCCGGAACAGGAAATTATCGAGGCCTGTCAGATGAACGAGCGCGAGGGTGTTGACCGCTTTTCCATCGTCACTTCCGGCCGTTCGCTGACCGGAGAAGAATTTGACAAAGCGATTCATGCGTATGAGACCATGCACAAGCAGTGCAAGATTGACCTGTGCGCGTCTATGGGCTTTCTCTCCGCGGAGCAGCTGCACCGTCTGCACGAAGCAGGTGTGACGAGCTATCACCACAACATCGAGACCTCCCGCCGGAACTTTCCAAACATCTGCACCACACACACCTATGACATGAAAGTAGAAACCTTGAAAAAGGTCAAAGCCGAGGGCATGTGCGCTTGCTCCGGCGGCATCATCGGCATGGGAGAAACGTGGGAGGATCGCTTGGACATGGCCGTCAGTCTGGCAGAGTTGGGCATTGATTCGATTCCGCTCAATGCGCTGATGCCGATTGCCGGCACGCCGCTGGAGCATCTGCCGCGCCTGACCGAGCAGGACATTCTGCGCACGGTCGCTTTCTTCCGCTATATCAATCCGACGGCAAACATTCGCCTCGGTGCCGGCCGCGCCCTGCTCACCAATGACGGCGAAACCGCCTTCCAGTCCGGCGCGTCTGCGACAATTACCGGCAACATGCTGACCACCGTTGCGTGCGCAACCATCCGCAGCGACCGTGAGATGCTGCAAAATCTCGGCCGCGATGTCACGCCGGAGTATTGGGACGAAACACACTAA
- the sdaAB gene encoding L-serine ammonia-lyase, iron-sulfur-dependent subunit beta: MRLFDILGPIMVGPSSSHTAGAVRIGLTARKLLGEAPVHADISLHGSFALTGHGHGTDCALIAGLLGMQPDDLRIPNSYALAEQEGLSFTFSTVQIRNAHPNTARLQLTGASGRTLDVVAESIGGGRIRVSSIDGIEANFSGEHNTLIVHNQDTPGHVAAVTSALMQRHVNIATMQLFRNAQGGYAVMILECDQPIPTDIEQWLSHIDGIQKITIFNQEDPS; the protein is encoded by the coding sequence ATGCGTTTGTTTGATATTCTGGGACCCATTATGGTAGGGCCTTCCAGCAGTCACACCGCCGGTGCCGTGCGCATCGGATTGACCGCCCGCAAGCTGCTCGGTGAAGCTCCCGTACACGCAGATATTTCTCTGCACGGCAGTTTTGCACTCACAGGACACGGACACGGCACCGACTGCGCGCTCATTGCCGGTCTGCTCGGTATGCAGCCGGATGACCTGCGCATTCCAAACAGCTATGCCCTCGCCGAACAGGAAGGGCTGTCGTTCACCTTCTCCACCGTGCAGATACGCAACGCACATCCCAACACCGCCCGTTTGCAGCTGACAGGAGCCAGCGGCCGCACGCTGGATGTCGTTGCCGAGAGCATTGGCGGCGGACGCATCCGCGTCAGCTCCATTGACGGCATCGAAGCAAATTTTTCCGGCGAGCACAACACACTCATCGTGCACAACCAAGATACGCCAGGACACGTCGCCGCCGTCACGTCTGCCCTCATGCAGCGGCATGTGAACATTGCGACCATGCAGCTGTTCCGCAATGCACAGGGCGGCTACGCCGTGATGATTTTGGAGTGCGACCAGCCAATTCCGACAGATATTGAACAATGGCTGTCTCACATTGACGGCATTCAAAAAATTACAATTTTCAATCAGGAGGACCCGTCATGA
- a CDS encoding 4Fe-4S dicluster domain-containing protein: MSIQIDRTKCVGCGQCAEICPGTLIRMTQKKAEMRYPMECWGCASCVKECPAHAISLYLGADIGGAGCRMTVNKDGNLLHWIVSRPDASEETITVDSRNANQY, from the coding sequence ATGAGCATTCAAATTGACCGAACAAAATGCGTTGGCTGCGGTCAGTGTGCGGAGATTTGTCCCGGGACCCTGATTCGCATGACGCAGAAAAAGGCGGAGATGCGATATCCGATGGAATGCTGGGGCTGCGCGTCCTGTGTCAAGGAATGTCCGGCACATGCGATTTCCCTGTATTTAGGAGCAGACATTGGCGGCGCAGGATGCCGCATGACAGTAAACAAAGACGGCAATTTGCTGCACTGGATTGTCAGCCGACCGGATGCGTCGGAGGAGACCATTACCGTAGATAGCCGCAATGCGAATCAATATTGA
- a CDS encoding DUF6506 family protein translates to MKFNAGFIYVAPNCDPKQQNAVIPGESIDLYVYGCSTYSQAEVVAKSLAEEKGCTAIELCAGFGNDGIARIQKVVGPDVAVGAVKFDLHPAFGFKSGDTVFGK, encoded by the coding sequence ATGAAATTCAATGCAGGATTTATTTATGTAGCGCCGAATTGCGACCCGAAGCAGCAGAACGCTGTGATTCCGGGCGAATCCATTGATTTGTACGTGTATGGCTGCTCTACATACAGTCAGGCGGAAGTCGTTGCGAAGAGCTTGGCCGAAGAAAAGGGATGCACTGCCATTGAGCTTTGCGCAGGCTTTGGCAACGACGGCATTGCGCGTATTCAGAAGGTTGTCGGTCCGGATGTTGCAGTCGGAGCGGTGAAGTTTGATCTCCATCCGGCATTTGGCTTCAAGAGCGGCGATACTGTTTTTGGAAAGTAA
- a CDS encoding adenylyl-sulfate reductase subunit alpha, protein MTTVQLETDILILGGGAAGCYAAMTVQKQAPDAKILILEKADIRRSGCLAAGVNALNAYIVPGKTPEFYVDYAKKDAHGIAREDLLLSMSERLNKVTHHLEELGLVILKDENGNYVTRGNRNIKINGENIKTILADAVRHCPNVTVLNHVNAIDYIVKDNTIQGVFANGVLEEKLYAIRCKACICATGGAAGLYRPNNPGFSRHKMWYPPFNTGAGYAMGIRAGAEMTTFEMRFIALRCKDTIAPTGTLAQGVGAKQVNAHGEVYEQKYGLTTSQRVYGTVMENREGRGPCYLRTKGITKEQADSLKKAYLNMAPSQTLKWLENGSSPDEENVEIEGTEPYIIGGHTASGYWVDAKRMTTVHGLFAAGDVAGGSPQKYVTGALAEGEIAGEAAAAYLAGKQGEIPEQDVREKQAEIASYFSNTSLFTTEELEEAMQGVMDQYAGGIRTDYGFTESGLELADKKIQRLLALSDSVQVSDMQELTRLFELKERLLVCRVVIAHLADRKETRWHCFAENLDYPETDDRWLKYVNSRYENGEIHMIHRELTGRYDTYEHSN, encoded by the coding sequence GTGACAACAGTACAATTGGAAACAGATATTCTGATTCTTGGCGGCGGCGCGGCGGGATGCTACGCGGCGATGACTGTACAGAAGCAGGCACCGGATGCGAAGATTTTAATTCTGGAAAAAGCGGACATCCGCCGCAGCGGCTGCTTGGCAGCGGGCGTCAATGCGCTCAACGCATATATTGTTCCGGGAAAAACGCCGGAATTTTACGTGGATTACGCGAAGAAAGACGCGCATGGCATTGCGCGGGAGGATTTGCTGCTCAGCATGAGTGAGCGTCTCAATAAGGTGACCCATCATCTGGAAGAATTGGGTTTGGTCATTCTGAAGGATGAGAATGGAAATTACGTCACGCGCGGCAATCGAAACATCAAAATCAACGGCGAGAACATCAAGACGATTTTGGCGGATGCCGTGCGGCATTGTCCGAATGTCACGGTGCTCAATCACGTCAACGCCATAGACTACATTGTAAAAGACAACACGATACAAGGCGTGTTTGCTAACGGCGTATTGGAAGAAAAGCTGTACGCCATTCGCTGTAAAGCATGTATCTGTGCGACAGGCGGTGCAGCGGGCCTGTACCGGCCGAACAATCCGGGATTTTCCCGTCACAAGATGTGGTACCCGCCGTTTAACACCGGCGCAGGCTATGCGATGGGCATTCGCGCCGGCGCAGAGATGACGACATTTGAAATGCGGTTCATTGCTCTGCGATGCAAGGACACCATTGCACCGACCGGCACACTGGCGCAGGGCGTCGGTGCTAAGCAGGTCAATGCGCACGGTGAAGTGTACGAGCAGAAATATGGTCTGACGACTTCACAGCGCGTGTACGGCACGGTCATGGAAAACCGAGAGGGCCGCGGTCCCTGCTACCTGCGCACCAAGGGAATTACCAAGGAACAGGCGGACAGCCTGAAAAAAGCGTATCTCAACATGGCGCCGTCCCAGACACTCAAGTGGCTGGAAAACGGCAGCTCACCGGATGAAGAAAACGTAGAGATTGAAGGCACCGAGCCGTATATCATCGGCGGACACACGGCGAGCGGCTATTGGGTCGATGCAAAGCGCATGACAACCGTGCACGGCTTGTTTGCCGCCGGTGATGTTGCAGGCGGCAGCCCGCAGAAATATGTAACCGGTGCGCTGGCGGAAGGCGAAATTGCCGGAGAAGCGGCTGCTGCATATCTTGCCGGCAAACAGGGCGAAATTCCGGAACAGGATGTTCGGGAAAAGCAGGCGGAAATTGCATCGTATTTTTCCAATACATCGCTGTTTACCACAGAGGAATTGGAAGAAGCCATGCAGGGCGTCATGGATCAGTATGCGGGCGGCATTCGAACCGACTATGGATTTACAGAATCCGGTTTGGAGCTGGCGGACAAAAAAATACAGCGTTTGCTTGCACTGAGCGACAGCGTGCAGGTATCGGACATGCAGGAGCTGACCCGTTTGTTTGAACTCAAAGAACGGCTGCTTGTGTGCCGCGTGGTCATTGCCCATCTCGCAGATCGAAAGGAAACGCGCTGGCATTGCTTCGCGGAAAATCTGGATTATCCGGAAACAGATGACAGATGGCTGAAATATGTCAATTCTCGATATGAAAACGGAGAAATTCATATGATTCATCGAGAATTAACAGGGAGGTATGATACCTATGAGCATTCAAATTGA
- a CDS encoding sulfate ABC transporter substrate-binding protein has product MNYKKRISAILLASALSVGLLAGCGGNSDSGSASGDSVEITNVSYDPTRELYQQYNKAFEQHWKQKTGQSVDIIQSHGGSGKQALEVANGLEADVVTLALEGDVDAVKNAGLIEDGYTSEFDNDSAPYTSTIVFLVRKGNPKNIHDWNDLLRDDVGVITPNPKTSGGARWNYLAAWYYFEKQGQTEEQIEQSIKKLYQNVLVLDSGARGATTSFVENQQGDVLIAWENEAFLSLEEYPDDYEVVIPSASILCQPTVAIVDEVVDDRGTRDVATEYLNYLYSDEAQRIETKNFYRPSNQDILKEYTSQNGSNTITQIPEDGKWIVTNNLDLTNISHFGGWTKAAEKHFADGAIFDQIYEK; this is encoded by the coding sequence ATGAATTATAAGAAAAGAATTTCTGCCATTCTTCTGGCATCGGCTCTGAGCGTTGGCCTTCTGGCAGGCTGCGGCGGAAACAGCGACAGCGGTTCCGCTTCCGGTGATTCCGTAGAGATTACAAACGTTTCGTACGACCCGACCCGCGAGCTGTACCAGCAGTACAACAAAGCATTTGAACAGCATTGGAAGCAAAAGACGGGTCAGAGCGTTGACATTATTCAGTCGCACGGTGGCTCCGGCAAACAGGCGTTGGAGGTTGCCAACGGTCTGGAAGCCGATGTCGTCACGCTGGCATTGGAAGGCGATGTGGACGCGGTGAAAAATGCAGGTCTTATTGAGGACGGCTACACCTCTGAATTTGACAACGACAGCGCACCGTACACCTCAACCATTGTGTTCCTGGTTCGCAAGGGCAATCCGAAAAACATTCACGATTGGAACGATTTGCTCCGCGATGACGTCGGTGTTATCACGCCGAATCCAAAGACCTCCGGCGGTGCGCGGTGGAATTACCTCGCCGCTTGGTACTATTTTGAAAAGCAGGGACAGACCGAGGAACAAATTGAGCAGAGCATCAAAAAGCTGTATCAGAATGTACTGGTTCTGGACTCCGGCGCGCGCGGCGCAACAACTTCTTTTGTTGAGAACCAGCAGGGCGATGTTCTGATTGCTTGGGAGAACGAAGCGTTCCTCTCGCTGGAGGAGTATCCGGATGATTACGAAGTCGTCATTCCGTCCGCATCCATCTTGTGCCAGCCGACGGTCGCCATTGTTGACGAAGTGGTGGATGACCGCGGAACGCGCGATGTGGCAACCGAGTATCTCAACTATCTGTACTCGGATGAAGCACAGCGCATTGAGACGAAAAATTTCTATCGCCCGTCCAATCAGGATATTTTGAAAGAATATACCTCGCAGAACGGCAGCAATACGATTACACAAATTCCGGAGGATGGCAAGTGGATTGTCACCAACAATCTGGATTTAACCAACATCAGCCATTTCGGCGGCTGGACAAAGGCGGCGGAAAAGCATTTCGCAGACGGAGCCATCTTTGACCAGATCTATGAAAAATAA
- a CDS encoding alanine/glycine:cation symporter family protein: MVSIIVSINSFVNGIVWGPYMLALLVGTGIFLTVRSGFMQFRHFGTIFKNTVGILHTPEAHKKNEFGVSPFQAVMTALASTVGTGNITGVATAIALGGPGAVFWMWISAVFGMMTKFSEVVLSVHFREKNQRGENVGGPMYYLEKGLHLKWLAVLFAIFAAFASFGIGNMTQSNAISTALQSTLGINPYLTGAVIVVIAAIVLLGGIQSIAKVTSTLVPIMGCAYAIFAILALIANAPEIPHAFAVIFEGAFHPQSIAGGVAGYTVLMAIRFGVARGVFSNEAGLGSAPIAHAAAVTDSPVKQGFWGAFEVFFDTLVICTLTSLVIVSSGLYNNGMQGADLTIAAFGKAIGPFGTFGVTLATVLFAISTILGWSYYGEKSIEYLFKGKSYTEKLTKGYRAIFVLLAFVGAVSSLTLVWSIADTLNGLMAIPNLIGLLGLNGVIIRLVREFFKEKH, encoded by the coding sequence ATTGTGTCAATTATTGTTTCAATCAATTCATTTGTCAACGGCATTGTCTGGGGACCGTACATGCTGGCTCTTTTGGTCGGCACCGGTATTTTTCTGACAGTCCGTTCCGGTTTTATGCAGTTTCGCCACTTCGGTACCATCTTTAAAAACACGGTCGGCATTCTGCACACGCCGGAGGCGCACAAAAAGAACGAGTTCGGTGTATCGCCGTTTCAGGCTGTAATGACCGCACTGGCATCCACGGTCGGCACGGGCAACATCACCGGTGTTGCCACGGCAATCGCTCTCGGCGGTCCGGGCGCGGTCTTTTGGATGTGGATCAGTGCCGTTTTCGGTATGATGACCAAATTTTCTGAGGTCGTTCTTTCTGTGCATTTCCGCGAAAAAAATCAACGCGGTGAAAACGTCGGCGGCCCGATGTATTATCTGGAAAAGGGTCTGCATCTCAAGTGGCTGGCTGTTCTGTTCGCCATTTTCGCTGCCTTTGCATCGTTCGGCATCGGCAACATGACGCAGTCCAACGCCATTTCCACTGCTTTGCAGTCAACATTGGGCATCAATCCGTATCTGACCGGTGCGGTGATTGTCGTCATTGCGGCGATTGTGCTGCTCGGCGGCATCCAGAGCATTGCGAAGGTCACCTCCACACTGGTTCCGATTATGGGATGTGCATACGCCATCTTCGCTATTTTGGCGCTGATTGCCAATGCACCGGAGATTCCGCACGCATTTGCCGTCATCTTTGAGGGCGCGTTTCATCCGCAGTCCATTGCCGGCGGCGTTGCCGGTTACACCGTCCTGATGGCGATTCGCTTCGGCGTTGCCCGCGGCGTATTCTCCAACGAGGCCGGTCTTGGTAGCGCACCGATCGCACATGCCGCCGCTGTCACGGATAGTCCGGTCAAGCAGGGCTTCTGGGGAGCATTTGAGGTATTTTTCGATACATTGGTCATTTGCACGCTGACTTCTCTGGTTATCGTTTCTTCCGGCCTGTACAACAATGGCATGCAGGGCGCCGACCTGACCATTGCCGCATTCGGCAAGGCAATCGGCCCGTTCGGTACGTTCGGCGTCACGCTGGCAACCGTGCTGTTTGCCATCTCTACCATTCTCGGCTGGTCGTATTACGGCGAAAAGTCAATTGAGTACTTGTTTAAGGGCAAGAGCTATACGGAAAAACTGACCAAGGGCTATCGCGCAATCTTTGTGTTGCTGGCATTTGTCGGCGCTGTCAGCAGCCTGACGCTGGTATGGAGCATTGCGGACACGCTCAACGGTCTGATGGCAATTCCGAACCTGATTGGTCTGCTCGGTCTGAACGGCGTAATCATTCGGCTTGTTCGGGAATTTTTCAAAGAAAAACACTAA
- the cysT gene encoding sulfate ABC transporter permease subunit CysT, which translates to MKQRRKKLRVIPGFGLSLGITVAILSFIVIIPLCSLVVFSAHLSPAEFIQTVTSPRVLASYKVSFLTALTASLINAVMGLIVAWVLVRYEFPGKRIIDGMIEVPFALPTAVAGIALTHMTVDTSVIGGFFHHTFGIDIAYTRTGITLALVFIGIPFVVRSVQPVLEKLDGQFEEAASILGATRGYTFRHVIFSEILPALIAGFTMAFARSLGEYGSVVFIAGNTPYETEITPLLIMLKLQEFDYASATSIALVMLAAAFLILFINAVLQSRSSKIISGIE; encoded by the coding sequence ATGAAGCAAAGAAGAAAAAAATTGCGGGTCATTCCGGGGTTCGGATTGTCGCTCGGCATCACAGTGGCGATCCTCAGTTTCATCGTCATCATCCCGCTGTGTTCCCTCGTTGTGTTTTCCGCACACCTCTCTCCCGCTGAGTTTATTCAGACCGTGACCAGTCCACGTGTGCTGGCGAGCTATAAAGTCAGCTTTCTGACAGCACTCACGGCATCGCTGATTAACGCGGTGATGGGACTCATCGTTGCATGGGTGCTGGTGCGGTATGAATTTCCGGGAAAACGCATCATAGACGGCATGATTGAAGTGCCGTTTGCCCTTCCGACAGCGGTGGCGGGCATTGCGCTGACACACATGACCGTAGATACCAGCGTCATCGGCGGATTTTTCCACCACACATTTGGCATAGACATCGCCTACACCCGAACGGGCATCACGCTGGCGCTGGTATTCATCGGCATTCCGTTTGTTGTGCGCTCGGTGCAGCCGGTTTTGGAAAAGCTGGACGGGCAATTTGAAGAGGCGGCGAGCATTTTGGGCGCAACACGCGGATACACATTCCGCCATGTCATCTTTTCGGAAATTCTTCCGGCGCTGATTGCAGGCTTTACGATGGCATTCGCCCGCAGCCTCGGCGAGTACGGCAGCGTTGTCTTTATCGCAGGCAACACCCCGTATGAGACAGAGATTACCCCGCTGCTTATCATGTTGAAATTACAGGAATTTGACTATGCAAGTGCAACGTCTATCGCGCTGGTTATGCTGGCGGCAGCATTCCTGATTCTGTTTATCAATGCGGTTTTGCAAAGCCGTTCGTCTAAAATTATCAGCGGTATCGAGTAA